The following are encoded together in the Candidatus Hydrogenedentota bacterium genome:
- a CDS encoding 4Fe-4S binding protein: MTSKEKPARREFIRAAAAAALGSGVWLAATPSAETTVWQIDPAKCVQCGQCATNCVMNPSAVKCVHATRICGYCDLCSGFLQPGALRLDTGAENELCPTSAIVRTFVEDPYFAYTIDEELCIGCGKCVKGCSQFGNGSLFLQIKRDLCRNCNECSIAADCPAEAIQRIPLSRAYLRKDAGLEHESDT; this comes from the coding sequence ATGACTTCAAAAGAAAAACCCGCACGCCGCGAATTTATACGAGCGGCAGCGGCAGCAGCGTTGGGCAGCGGTGTGTGGCTTGCCGCAACGCCGTCCGCAGAGACAACGGTCTGGCAAATTGATCCCGCCAAGTGTGTGCAATGCGGCCAGTGCGCCACCAATTGCGTCATGAACCCTTCCGCCGTGAAATGTGTTCATGCCACCCGTATTTGCGGCTATTGTGATTTATGCAGCGGATTTTTGCAGCCCGGTGCGCTGCGATTGGATACGGGCGCGGAAAACGAACTCTGCCCCACCTCTGCCATCGTGCGCACTTTCGTGGAAGATCCCTATTTCGCTTACACGATTGATGAAGAACTCTGCATCGGATGCGGCAAATGCGTCAAGGGATGTTCCCAATTCGGAAACGGTTCCTTGTTTCTACAAATCAAACGGGATCTCTGCCGCAACTGCAATGAATGTTCCATTGCCGCCGACTGCCCCGCCGAGGCGATACAACGCATCCCCTTGAGCCGTGCCTATCTGCGCAAGGACGCCGGGCTGGAGCATGAATCAGACACATGA
- a CDS encoding GTPase gives MTGFKAVEVNEHLQDYIDNYKTLIRENEKRLLVIGSQFDQELRAFQQREFLTIAFIGEYSAGKSSMVAALTNRRDIKICPDITTETTTAYDWNGIKLIDTPGLFTDRQDHDQITYEAIRQADLLVFCLTHSLFDDVTVENFKKLAFEEKYASKMMLVVNKMSSEAGDDEVKIQHYKKSLQDALGEHSLDQFPVCFVDARDYLDGIDEDDEEFKEASRFSTFIDALNEFVYSKGMLAKLDTPIRITINSLHEASSALSRTTEEDNAFLELLNKLSRGVARERQRLQRKVKEISADLSLSVTKTGMMLSLLVGSDAEIKSESKIADAQVAKEIEAACATLESVVHEAQQTLQNEIQNTLSGELMFLFCAKLQTDEFNIENFTENKGGNRFTGQLKILGKIGNLVGVKVGRMATGTTRATQGLIAARGASGSILHQGLTSSTRFIGFSVRPMHAANIVKTIGRMGAVLAILGVAVEVGGALQEVKNERKLAEARKYVNSEFTKRAEALEKQFSDHLKEVETALYDVVDKDIAQAREDEENAIAASNEQVAAAVKIRQSLELFMESLHNPLPE, from the coding sequence ATATTGATAATTACAAAACCTTGATCCGCGAAAACGAAAAACGTCTTTTAGTTATAGGGTCGCAATTTGATCAAGAGTTACGCGCCTTTCAGCAACGTGAATTTTTGACCATCGCTTTCATCGGAGAATACAGTGCCGGTAAATCGTCCATGGTCGCGGCGCTGACGAATCGACGTGACATCAAAATTTGCCCTGATATTACAACAGAGACGACGACGGCCTATGACTGGAACGGCATAAAACTAATTGACACACCCGGCCTTTTTACAGACCGACAAGACCATGATCAGATTACCTATGAGGCGATCCGACAAGCGGACCTGCTTGTCTTTTGTCTGACCCATTCGCTTTTTGATGATGTGACTGTTGAAAACTTTAAGAAGCTTGCCTTCGAAGAGAAATATGCCTCTAAAATGATGCTTGTTGTCAATAAAATGTCTTCTGAAGCAGGCGACGACGAGGTCAAAATTCAACATTATAAAAAAAGCTTGCAGGATGCTTTGGGCGAACATTCTTTGGATCAGTTTCCTGTGTGTTTTGTTGATGCCCGTGATTATCTTGACGGTATTGATGAAGACGACGAGGAATTTAAAGAAGCGAGCAGATTCTCCACGTTTATTGACGCCTTAAATGAATTCGTCTATTCAAAAGGGATGCTTGCGAAATTGGACACGCCTATTAGGATCACCATCAATAGTTTGCATGAGGCGTCTTCCGCACTTTCCCGAACGACCGAAGAAGACAATGCCTTTTTGGAATTGCTCAATAAGTTGTCCCGTGGTGTTGCGCGTGAACGTCAGCGGCTGCAGCGCAAAGTAAAAGAAATCTCTGCAGATCTCTCTTTGTCCGTAACCAAAACAGGGATGATGCTTTCCTTGTTGGTCGGTTCTGATGCAGAGATTAAAAGCGAATCGAAGATCGCTGATGCGCAAGTGGCGAAAGAGATTGAGGCGGCTTGCGCGACCCTTGAAAGTGTCGTCCATGAGGCGCAACAGACGCTTCAAAACGAAATTCAAAACACCCTATCGGGGGAACTGATGTTCTTGTTTTGCGCTAAACTCCAAACCGACGAGTTCAATATTGAAAACTTCACCGAGAATAAGGGGGGAAATCGTTTCACCGGTCAATTAAAGATCCTTGGAAAGATAGGCAACTTAGTGGGCGTGAAAGTAGGGCGTATGGCTACGGGTACCACGAGAGCCACCCAAGGGCTCATTGCTGCCCGTGGAGCGAGCGGCAGTATCCTGCATCAAGGCTTAACCTCGTCGACGCGGTTCATTGGCTTTTCGGTGCGCCCCATGCACGCAGCCAATATTGTGAAGACTATTGGAAGGATGGGCGCGGTCTTGGCGATCCTCGGCGTTGCCGTAGAGGTGGGCGGCGCGCTGCAAGAAGTCAAAAATGAACGGAAACTGGCTGAGGCGCGAAAGTATGTGAACAGTGAATTCACGAAGCGGGCGGAAGCGCTGGAGAAACAATTCAGTGATCATCTGAAGGAAGTGGAGACGGCACTTTACGATGTTGTGGATAAGGATATCGCGCAAGCGCGGGAAGACGAAGAAAACGCTATTGCCGCATCGAACGAACAAGTGGCGGCAGCTGTAAAAATAAGGCAATCCTTGGAGTTGTTCATGGAAAGCCTACACAACCCCTTGCCTGAGTGA
- a CDS encoding PQQ-binding-like beta-propeller repeat protein, with amino-acid sequence MAIRSSYSKAIAFFVLLLGLSVATTILFTWMNRIMSTDHALRLPGYDGRPPAESASIEEVDFTGIFQEFDGVPGTLPGTWPRFRGAKADNIAADAPPLADHWGSDGPPVLWTVPMLGEGYAGPVVRNGRVYILDHDEDLRADALRCFSLDDGQEIWRHAYHVEIRRNHGMSRTTPAVTDTHVVSIGPRCHVLCLDAVSGALQWGIDLQRDYGTTEPLWYTGQCPLIDEDIVVLAPGGPQELLLGVALATGEVLWKTPNPEGWHMSHSSVVPMTLAGKEMYVYAAIGGLAGVSAEAADLGTLLWQTPWDAKVVAPAPLYIGDDRILALAGYGVGGIVVEVQRSAAGFEGNILERHSPREGIASEQHTPILYDNHIYTIMPKDASDLREQYACYRTDGTVVWTSGKEQRFGLGPWLLADQKFFALDDDGMLYLIRAQADSFELLDHKQVLSGHESWAPMALAYDRLLLRDMTTLACIFVGKD; translated from the coding sequence GGCGACAACGATACTTTTCACATGGATGAATCGTATTATGTCCACCGATCACGCGTTGCGTCTTCCCGGTTATGACGGTCGTCCGCCTGCTGAATCAGCAAGCATCGAAGAAGTAGATTTTACCGGCATTTTCCAAGAATTTGATGGGGTCCCCGGCACATTACCGGGCACATGGCCCCGATTCCGCGGCGCCAAAGCCGATAATATCGCTGCCGATGCGCCGCCCCTCGCCGACCATTGGGGCAGCGACGGACCGCCGGTCTTATGGACGGTACCCATGTTGGGCGAAGGTTACGCCGGCCCCGTCGTGCGCAATGGACGGGTCTATATTCTGGATCATGACGAGGACTTGCGTGCCGATGCGCTGCGTTGCTTTTCCCTGGACGACGGCCAAGAAATTTGGCGGCACGCCTATCATGTCGAAATCAGGCGGAACCACGGCATGTCCCGCACCACGCCCGCCGTAACTGATACCCATGTGGTGTCCATCGGTCCCCGATGCCATGTACTGTGTTTGGATGCCGTATCGGGCGCATTACAATGGGGCATCGATCTGCAGCGGGATTATGGGACCACGGAACCCCTTTGGTATACGGGACAATGCCCTCTTATCGATGAAGATATCGTGGTACTGGCTCCCGGCGGACCGCAAGAGCTCCTTCTAGGCGTTGCCCTCGCCACGGGCGAAGTTCTTTGGAAAACACCCAATCCCGAAGGATGGCACATGTCCCATTCATCGGTAGTACCCATGACGCTTGCCGGCAAAGAAATGTATGTCTACGCCGCCATAGGCGGATTGGCAGGCGTATCAGCAGAAGCTGCCGACTTGGGCACGCTCCTGTGGCAAACGCCGTGGGATGCGAAGGTAGTGGCGCCGGCACCGCTGTATATCGGCGACGACCGCATTTTAGCCCTGGCTGGATACGGCGTCGGCGGGATAGTCGTTGAGGTACAGCGAAGTGCCGCCGGCTTTGAAGGCAACATTTTGGAACGCCACAGTCCACGGGAAGGCATCGCCTCGGAACAGCATACCCCCATCCTCTACGACAATCATATTTACACCATCATGCCCAAAGATGCCAGCGACTTAAGAGAACAGTATGCCTGCTATCGTACCGACGGCACCGTCGTTTGGACGAGCGGTAAAGAACAGCGTTTCGGATTGGGGCCATGGCTCCTTGCAGACCAAAAATTCTTTGCACTCGATGATGACGGCATGCTCTATTTGATCCGAGCGCAAGCCGACAGTTTCGAGTTATTGGATCATAAGCAAGTCCTGTCAGGTCATGAATCTTGGGCGCCCATGGCACTCGCCTATGATCGCCTGTTGCTCCGTGATATGACCACCTTGGCGTGTATCTTTGTCGGCAAAGACTAA
- a CDS encoding 4Fe-4S binding protein produces the protein MNSRAVKSTLSMLVLVGFVLLFILSALSAYGQTEFRFPRPEFSSDYQHKEMSLPPAALTPPELDIFLLLFLLACTAWAVLYRRSRNWVLFLSILSLGYFGFYRHGCVCSVGSLQNVLDAVIGSGEALPLLIALFFLIPLLASLYFGRIFCAAVCPLGAIQELCAIHPVQVPKAMDQALSMLAYAYLGITVVGIWTGCGYLICRYDPFVGFFRQGENVNILLAGGLLLLAGIFIARPYCRYLCPYGVLLGWTSTFSRRHATVTPAECIQCRLCEEACPYNAIVIPAPAEKIESRKRGTQRIGRLLLVTPIVVLLAAGTGWSVHPFLSRLHHRVALAERIAAEEAGRVEGTTIASDAFRDGGETIDELYAEAWSIRRQFKPLSAGLGAFLGLVLCVRLYRLSRLRHENDYVPDKHACLSCARCFKYCPVEKENAPAKTIPL, from the coding sequence ATGAATAGCCGCGCCGTAAAATCCACTCTCTCCATGCTGGTTCTCGTCGGCTTTGTGCTCTTGTTCATCTTGAGCGCCCTGTCCGCCTATGGCCAAACAGAATTCCGTTTCCCCCGTCCGGAATTCAGTTCCGATTACCAACACAAAGAAATGAGTCTGCCCCCCGCGGCCCTGACACCGCCGGAGCTGGACATCTTTTTGCTCCTATTCTTATTGGCGTGCACCGCCTGGGCAGTCTTGTACCGCCGTTCACGGAATTGGGTTCTATTCCTATCAATCTTATCTTTGGGCTATTTTGGATTTTATCGGCACGGCTGCGTCTGCTCCGTTGGCTCTTTGCAAAATGTGCTCGATGCGGTTATCGGCTCCGGTGAAGCATTACCCTTGCTCATCGCCCTTTTCTTCCTCATCCCCCTACTCGCAAGCCTATATTTCGGACGGATCTTTTGTGCTGCCGTTTGCCCTTTGGGAGCCATTCAAGAACTCTGCGCCATTCATCCCGTACAAGTACCCAAAGCCATGGATCAGGCCTTGAGCATGTTGGCCTATGCCTATCTGGGCATTACGGTGGTCGGCATTTGGACCGGATGCGGCTATTTGATTTGCCGCTACGATCCTTTTGTGGGTTTCTTCCGACAAGGCGAAAATGTGAATATTCTGCTGGCAGGCGGGCTCTTGTTGCTCGCAGGCATCTTCATCGCGCGGCCCTACTGCCGCTATCTCTGCCCCTACGGTGTACTGCTGGGCTGGACATCGACTTTTTCCAGACGCCATGCAACCGTGACCCCGGCAGAATGTATACAATGCCGCCTCTGTGAAGAAGCATGTCCCTACAATGCCATCGTGATCCCCGCTCCGGCAGAAAAGATTGAATCGCGTAAACGGGGCACGCAGCGGATCGGACGCCTCCTTCTGGTTACGCCCATTGTTGTATTATTGGCGGCAGGCACCGGCTGGAGCGTACACCCCTTCCTGTCTAGACTGCATCATCGCGTCGCTCTCGCCGAACGTATCGCAGCGGAAGAGGCCGGACGCGTGGAAGGTACTACCATCGCCAGCGACGCCTTTCGCGACGGCGGAGAAACAATCGATGAATTGTACGCTGAGGCATGGTCGATCCGGCGGCAATTTAAACCGTTGAGCGCAGGCTTGGGCGCCTTTCTCGGACTCGTCCTGTGTGTACGCCTCTATCGCCTGTCCAGACTACGGCATGAAAATGATTATGTGCCGGACAAGCACGCCTGCCTCAGTTGTGCCCGGTGTTTTAAATATTGTCCTGTGGAGAAAGAGAATGCTCCGGCAAAAACCATCCCCCTTTAA
- a CDS encoding PQQ-binding-like beta-propeller repeat protein: MLRQKPSPFKKNEFIMRTCAAVAIAAGLFCFILCGLLLLNAWLIRLNDPMNLPELIELRERLSTGTEAADETIETIRQLDLLARGAVFKSQRMLRTGGLLALISAVIFIGALRLAAYFNEAVPEPDLKRPLQKYWHDKERSRELIVFMGGLWLVAALFAAAFTRLDFPEPRDTMASGTDSHSQDDLSEGAALTNPDWEQVQKQWPNFRGPGGIAQAFYTTAPTQWDINANTNVLWKAEVPLSGFNSPVVWDDHIYLSGADDKNREVFCFHTDTGELLWRVPVGPPPNAPLELPKVNDDTGFAAPSVATQGDVVCAIFATGHLACINKDGKIRWDKFLGMPDNHYGHSSSLIIHDNLLIVQYDQRKNGSLYAFHLDTGKEAWKEERKDISWASPILVNAEQGMQLAVVSTKYLDVYAPQSGALLWQVDCLAGEIGPSPGFGAGMYFTANDYADSSAIRPPADPTTDEPEIVWQFYDSLPDISSPLATDAFFYLLTSRGEIICLDPKDGEVVWVHEHDEAFFASAVLVGERIYAIDHLGTVLIFKNANEYEEIASLSFDEDTAATPAYMDNRLYARTATQLICIASP, translated from the coding sequence ATGCTCCGGCAAAAACCATCCCCCTTTAAAAAGAACGAATTCATCATGCGCACGTGCGCCGCTGTGGCGATTGCAGCCGGACTCTTTTGTTTTATTTTATGCGGACTACTGCTCCTCAACGCTTGGTTGATCCGTCTCAACGATCCCATGAACCTTCCCGAATTAATCGAATTGCGCGAACGGCTTTCCACCGGAACGGAAGCGGCAGATGAAACCATCGAAACCATACGTCAACTGGATTTGCTCGCACGGGGAGCCGTCTTCAAGTCCCAGCGTATGTTGCGCACAGGCGGATTACTCGCACTCATTTCTGCCGTGATCTTTATCGGAGCCCTCCGATTGGCAGCCTATTTTAATGAAGCCGTACCCGAACCCGATCTGAAGCGGCCCCTACAAAAATATTGGCACGATAAAGAGCGCTCCCGCGAACTCATCGTATTCATGGGCGGTCTTTGGCTGGTGGCGGCCCTCTTCGCCGCCGCATTCACACGGCTGGATTTTCCAGAACCTCGCGACACCATGGCAAGCGGCACTGATTCTCATAGCCAGGACGACCTATCGGAAGGAGCGGCGCTGACCAACCCCGATTGGGAACAAGTGCAAAAACAATGGCCCAATTTCCGAGGACCCGGCGGCATCGCCCAAGCCTTTTATACCACCGCCCCCACGCAATGGGATATAAACGCCAACACCAATGTCTTGTGGAAAGCGGAAGTGCCGCTAAGCGGTTTCAATTCACCGGTTGTATGGGACGATCATATTTATCTGAGCGGCGCCGACGACAAGAACCGAGAGGTATTCTGTTTCCATACCGATACGGGGGAATTGCTGTGGCGCGTGCCCGTGGGCCCGCCGCCTAACGCCCCCTTGGAATTGCCAAAGGTCAATGACGACACCGGCTTCGCCGCCCCTTCAGTAGCAACCCAAGGCGATGTAGTCTGTGCCATCTTCGCAACAGGTCATCTCGCGTGCATCAATAAAGACGGCAAAATACGTTGGGACAAATTTCTGGGCATGCCCGATAATCATTACGGACACAGCTCCTCCCTCATCATTCACGACAATCTGCTCATCGTGCAATATGATCAGCGCAAAAACGGTTCCTTATACGCTTTCCACTTGGATACGGGCAAAGAAGCATGGAAAGAAGAACGTAAAGATATCTCGTGGGCGTCACCGATTCTTGTGAACGCAGAACAAGGCATGCAGCTCGCCGTGGTTTCCACCAAATATCTGGATGTATACGCGCCGCAATCAGGCGCTTTACTATGGCAGGTTGATTGTCTCGCCGGTGAGATCGGTCCCAGTCCCGGTTTCGGCGCAGGCATGTACTTCACCGCCAATGATTATGCAGACAGCAGCGCCATCCGTCCCCCCGCCGATCCGACAACGGACGAGCCTGAAATTGTCTGGCAGTTTTATGATTCACTGCCTGATATTTCGAGCCCCCTTGCCACGGACGCCTTCTTTTACTTGCTCACCTCACGGGGAGAAATTATCTGTCTGGATCCCAAGGATGGTGAAGTCGTCTGGGTACACGAACATGACGAAGCCTTCTTCGCCTCTGCTGTGCTCGTCGGCGAACGTATTTATGCTATCGACCACCTGGGCACTGTACTCATCTTTAAAAATGCGAATGAGTACGAAGAAATCGCCTCACTCTCATTTGATGAAGATACTGCCGCCACGCCCGCCTATATGGACAACCGACTTTACGCACGTACCGCCACACAGCTCATTTGTATTGCTTCGCCATAA